Proteins co-encoded in one Xanthomonas campestris pv. badrii genomic window:
- a CDS encoding LysR substrate-binding domain-containing protein produces the protein MNLRDLKYLVALADHKHFGRAATACFVSQPTLSTQIKKLEDELGVPLVERAPRKVMLTPAGREAAMRARGIVAEVEQMKEAARRSQDPEAGTVRLGIFPTLAPYLLPHVVPRIRERFPRLELLLIEEKSDQLMHQLREGRLDAALLALPLQDDQLHAEFLFEEPFVLAVPEGHPLARHDSMTLDDLSEQRLLLLEDGHCLREQALDVCHLAGALEKSEFQATSLETLRQMVAANVGVTLLPLLAVKPPVARSENIRLIRFREDKQPSRRIAMAWRRSSAMTAFLEQLAQLFKELPSDLFALEQPATGPKAVAA, from the coding sequence ATGAATCTGCGTGACCTGAAATATCTGGTAGCCCTGGCCGACCACAAGCATTTCGGCCGCGCCGCGACGGCGTGTTTTGTCAGTCAGCCCACGCTGTCCACCCAGATCAAGAAACTCGAAGACGAGCTGGGGGTGCCGCTGGTGGAACGCGCACCGCGCAAGGTGATGCTGACCCCGGCCGGCCGCGAGGCCGCCATGCGCGCACGCGGCATCGTGGCCGAAGTGGAGCAGATGAAGGAAGCCGCGCGCCGCAGCCAGGACCCGGAAGCGGGCACCGTGCGGCTGGGCATCTTCCCCACCCTGGCCCCCTATCTGTTGCCGCATGTGGTGCCGCGCATCCGCGAGCGGTTTCCGCGCCTGGAGCTGTTGCTGATCGAAGAAAAGAGCGACCAGCTGATGCACCAGTTGCGCGAAGGCCGCCTGGACGCCGCGCTGCTGGCGCTACCGTTGCAGGACGATCAGCTGCATGCCGAATTCCTGTTCGAAGAACCCTTCGTACTGGCGGTACCGGAAGGCCATCCGCTGGCGCGCCACGACAGCATGACGCTGGACGATCTGTCCGAACAGCGCCTGTTGTTGCTGGAAGACGGCCACTGCCTGCGCGAACAGGCGCTGGATGTCTGCCATCTGGCCGGTGCATTGGAGAAATCCGAATTCCAGGCCACCAGCCTGGAAACCCTGCGCCAGATGGTGGCCGCCAATGTCGGCGTGACCCTGCTGCCGCTGCTGGCGGTCAAGCCGCCGGTTGCGCGGTCGGAAAACATCCGCCTGATCCGCTTCCGCGAAGACAAGCAGCCCAGCCGCCGCATTGCGATGGCCTGGCGTCGCAGCTCGGCGATGACCGCGTTCCTGGAGCAGCTGGCGCAGTTGTTCAAGGAACTGCCGTCGGACCTGTTTGCGTTGGAACAGCCTGCGACCGGGCCGAAGGCGGTGGCCGCTTAG